A single window of Sulfurihydrogenibium subterraneum DSM 15120 DNA harbors:
- a CDS encoding metal-sulfur cluster assembly factor has protein sequence MIQKIYEVMKEIHDPEIPLNIVDLGLIKSIYINDGEVNIVMTLTSPDCPLEDLILETVSKKILNEVEGVKSVKISLDFTKTWTTNHISKEGKEKLKKLGWNF, from the coding sequence ATGATTCAAAAAATTTATGAAGTTATGAAAGAGATACACGATCCTGAAATACCTCTAAACATCGTAGACCTTGGACTTATAAAGAGTATCTACATAAACGACGGAGAAGTTAACATAGTAATGACCCTAACTTCTCCAGACTGTCCTTTAGAGGACTTAATCTTAGAAACAGTATCAAAAAAGATACTTAATGAAGTTGAAGGAGTAAAAAGCGTTAAAATTAGTTTAGATTTTACAAAAACTTGGACAACTAACCACATATCAAAAGAAGGTAAAGAAAAACTAAAAAAGTTAGGATGGAATTTTTAA
- a CDS encoding thermonuclease family protein translates to MIRKYRIFPLLLFIFFISVACHKESKNEIKSNLPQATVVRVIDGDTIVVNLNGMEEKVRLIGVDTPESRVNKRAEIQQKEGLGSVEEVVQLGKKAKEFTSSLVKPGDIIYLEFDVQQRDKYGRLLAYVYLKDGRMLNKEIICNGYAMPLTIPPNIKYEEEFRKCYKEARENKRGLWKE, encoded by the coding sequence ATGATAAGAAAATACAGAATTTTTCCTCTTCTTTTATTTATTTTCTTTATAAGCGTAGCTTGCCATAAAGAGAGTAAAAATGAGATTAAATCAAATCTTCCACAGGCAACGGTAGTTAGAGTTATTGATGGAGACACGATAGTAGTTAACTTAAACGGTATGGAAGAAAAAGTCAGATTAATAGGAGTAGATACTCCAGAAAGTAGAGTAAACAAGAGAGCAGAGATTCAACAAAAAGAAGGACTTGGAAGCGTTGAAGAAGTTGTCCAGTTAGGTAAAAAAGCAAAAGAGTTTACAAGTTCTCTTGTAAAACCGGGAGATATCATTTACTTAGAGTTTGACGTCCAGCAGAGAGATAAGTACGGTAGATTACTTGCTTATGTTTACTTAAAAGATGGAAGAATGTTAAATAAAGAAATAATATGTAATGGTTATGCAATGCCTTTAACAATTCCACCAAATATTAAGTATGAAGAAGAGTTTAGAAAATGCTACAAAGAAGCAAGGGAGAATAAGAGAGGATTATGGAAAGAGTAG
- a CDS encoding D-2-hydroxyacid dehydrogenase, with protein MKIAILDAKTLGDDIDLNIFRDFGYLEVYPITKTKEETIERVKDKNIVITNKVVIDKDVMNNAHYLKLICVAATGYNNVDIDYAKQKGIAVANVAGYSTNSVVQHTFAMLFYLLENLRYYDDYVKLGEYSKSPIFTHLDRPFWELNGKTWGIIGLGTIGKRVAQVAESFGCDVIYYSTSGKNINQAYPHKGLDELLSISDVVSIHAPLNEYTKNLITYDKIKLMKKTAILLNLGRGGIVNEKDLAKALDEGLIAGAGLDVLEKEPISPDNLLLHIKNKDRLLITPHIAWTSIEARQTLVKEIYLNIEAFIRGKQRNRIC; from the coding sequence ATGAAAATAGCAATATTAGACGCAAAAACCTTAGGGGACGATATAGATTTAAATATTTTTAGAGATTTTGGCTATTTAGAAGTATACCCTATTACAAAAACAAAAGAAGAGACCATCGAAAGAGTAAAAGATAAAAATATAGTTATTACAAACAAAGTTGTTATAGATAAAGATGTGATGAATAATGCTCATTATTTAAAGTTAATCTGCGTTGCCGCTACAGGTTATAACAATGTAGATATAGATTACGCAAAACAAAAAGGTATAGCGGTTGCCAACGTAGCTGGATACTCTACGAACAGTGTAGTTCAGCACACTTTTGCTATGCTGTTTTATCTTTTAGAAAATCTAAGATATTACGATGACTACGTAAAATTAGGTGAGTACTCAAAAAGTCCCATTTTTACCCATTTAGATAGACCTTTCTGGGAGTTAAATGGAAAAACTTGGGGAATAATAGGACTTGGGACTATAGGGAAAAGAGTTGCTCAAGTGGCAGAAAGTTTTGGATGTGATGTAATATACTACTCAACCTCTGGGAAAAATATAAACCAAGCTTACCCTCACAAAGGATTAGACGAACTTCTTTCTATATCTGACGTGGTTTCAATTCACGCTCCACTTAACGAATATACAAAGAATTTAATCACATACGATAAAATAAAGCTTATGAAAAAAACTGCTATACTACTTAACCTTGGAAGAGGTGGCATAGTTAACGAGAAAGATTTAGCTAAAGCATTAGATGAAGGTTTAATTGCAGGAGCTGGATTAGACGTTTTAGAAAAAGAGCCTATAAGTCCAGACAATCTGCTACTTCACATCAAAAACAAAGACAGACTTTTAATAACACCTCACATAGCTTGGACAAGTATAGAAGCCAGACAAACTCTTGTAAAAGAGATATACCTTAACATAGAAGCCTTTATCCGTGGTAAACAGAGGAACAGAATTTGCTAA
- a CDS encoding ATP-dependent helicase: protein MLKDPILDGLNDRQKEAVLHFETPLLVLAGAGSGKTKVITHKIMYLVKSLGNPIHRILAITFTNKAAEEMKERVEKALGERPQWVMTFHSFAAKFLRFEAEKVGYDRNFVIYDEDDSKKLIKKVLKDLNLNEELIKPDKVKDYISKIKQEDDPEEYLDLLSFSVPRIRQIYEKYEEELKNSNAFDFDDLLVKSVKILKNNPDILQRWQNKFDYILVDEYQDTNKVQHQLLKLLVGSRNTITVVGDPAQCIYTWRGAHPENILDFEKDFPNTKIIKLERNYRSTKKILDAANAVISKSKGKWKSKLLTLWTEKEEGEEIRLVPLSNEKEEVSFIARKIKDLSSTADYKDFAILVRMSFLTRNLEEAMMLNGIPYQIVGGLKFYERAEVKDILSYLRVALNPRDYASFERSLTTPPRAVGEKGLEIIKLNFVDNWLEALRKSLPHFSQKAKQNVKEYLDLMDYVIENANLNPSKVVKHIFEKIKYEEYLQKEYSKDWEDRVANINELIVALEEVEKSGKTLTEFLEESSLSQAQDNLEDTNKVKIMTVHAAKGLEFNTVFVAGLEDGIFPSGRSFDDPTQLEEERRLFYVAITRAKERLYLTYAKERRSFGNKSVPTKPSQFLKDIKEHIKSTSKNASSQHTTVKSKINKSSDRDIEAGMLVKHQVFGKGVVKSVIGKNAKVLFEKHGEKTIHIDFLEKV, encoded by the coding sequence TTGCTAAAAGACCCTATTCTTGACGGACTAAACGATAGACAAAAGGAAGCTGTTTTACACTTTGAAACTCCATTGCTTGTTCTGGCAGGAGCTGGTTCAGGAAAAACAAAAGTTATAACTCATAAAATAATGTATCTTGTAAAGTCTTTAGGAAATCCTATTCACAGAATACTTGCTATTACCTTTACAAACAAAGCAGCAGAAGAAATGAAAGAAAGAGTAGAGAAAGCCCTTGGAGAAAGGCCTCAGTGGGTAATGACTTTTCACAGTTTTGCAGCAAAATTTTTACGATTTGAAGCTGAAAAAGTTGGATACGACAGAAATTTTGTTATATACGACGAAGATGACAGTAAAAAATTAATCAAAAAAGTTTTAAAAGATTTAAATTTAAATGAAGAGCTTATCAAACCTGATAAAGTAAAAGATTACATATCTAAAATCAAACAGGAAGACGACCCTGAAGAGTATTTAGACTTACTTTCTTTCTCTGTCCCTCGCATAAGACAGATATACGAAAAGTATGAAGAGGAGCTAAAAAACAGCAACGCTTTTGACTTTGATGATTTACTTGTTAAGTCTGTAAAAATTTTAAAAAACAATCCAGACATACTTCAAAGGTGGCAAAACAAGTTTGATTATATCCTTGTAGATGAGTACCAAGACACAAACAAAGTTCAACATCAGCTTTTAAAACTCTTAGTTGGCAGTAGAAACACTATAACTGTTGTAGGAGACCCAGCCCAGTGTATATACACTTGGAGAGGAGCTCATCCTGAAAATATATTAGATTTTGAAAAAGATTTTCCAAACACAAAAATAATAAAACTTGAAAGAAATTACAGAAGTACAAAGAAGATATTAGATGCAGCTAATGCTGTAATATCAAAGTCAAAAGGAAAGTGGAAATCAAAACTTTTAACCCTCTGGACAGAAAAAGAAGAAGGAGAGGAGATAAGATTAGTCCCTCTATCTAATGAAAAAGAAGAAGTATCTTTCATTGCAAGAAAAATAAAGGATCTCTCTTCAACTGCTGATTACAAAGATTTTGCAATCTTAGTCAGAATGTCTTTCTTAACAAGAAACTTAGAAGAAGCTATGATGTTAAACGGCATACCTTACCAGATAGTTGGAGGACTAAAATTCTACGAGAGAGCTGAGGTTAAGGATATTTTATCTTATTTAAGAGTTGCGTTAAATCCGAGAGATTACGCAAGTTTTGAAAGGTCTTTAACAACACCACCAAGGGCAGTAGGAGAAAAAGGTTTAGAGATTATAAAATTAAACTTTGTAGATAACTGGTTAGAAGCTCTGAGAAAAAGTCTTCCACATTTTAGCCAAAAAGCAAAGCAAAACGTAAAAGAGTATTTAGATTTAATGGATTATGTTATAGAAAACGCAAATCTTAACCCTTCTAAAGTTGTTAAACATATTTTTGAAAAGATAAAATATGAAGAGTATCTACAAAAAGAGTACAGTAAAGATTGGGAAGATAGAGTGGCTAACATAAACGAGCTTATAGTAGCTCTTGAAGAGGTTGAAAAGTCTGGGAAGACCTTAACAGAGTTTTTAGAAGAGAGCTCCCTATCCCAAGCTCAAGACAACCTTGAAGATACAAACAAAGTAAAGATAATGACCGTTCACGCTGCAAAAGGTCTTGAATTTAATACAGTTTTTGTTGCAGGATTAGAAGATGGTATATTTCCATCTGGTAGGTCTTTTGATGACCCTACTCAGCTTGAAGAAGAAAGAAGACTTTTTTATGTAGCAATAACAAGAGCAAAAGAGAGACTGTATTTGACTTACGCAAAAGAGAGAAGAAGCTTTGGAAATAAATCAGTTCCTACTAAGCCTTCTCAGTTTTTAAAAGATATTAAAGAGCATATAAAATCTACGTCAAAAAATGCTTCTTCTCAGCATACTACTGTTAAGAGTAAAATCAATAAATCTTCAGATAGAGATATTGAAGCTGGAATGCTTGTGAAACATCAGGTTTTTGGAAAAGGTGTAGTAAAGTCTGTAATAGGTAAAAATGCAAAGGTTTTATTTGAAAAGCATGGGGAAAAAACAATACATATAGATTTTTTAGAAAAAGTTTAA
- the lepB gene encoding signal peptidase I produces the protein MERVDNKKKTNIKHIVETIVVIFIVVSLVRVFLVQAFNIPSGSMKPTLLVGDFILVNKLVYGNWDIGIPFTNITFYHHNNRLAKIDRGDVIVFKYPEDPSIDFIKRVIALPGDIVEVKNDIVYINGKPLKRVEDGYYEDTNEKVKKYKETTIRSDGKEYSYTVMEIEDGIGPDFGPVKVPPNSYFLMGDNRDNSKDSRFWGFVPDDYVIGQAFVIYFSIDLQKPSIRIDRLGKVIY, from the coding sequence ATGGAAAGAGTAGATAATAAAAAAAAGACTAACATAAAACATATAGTAGAAACTATTGTAGTGATATTCATAGTCGTATCTTTAGTAAGAGTTTTTTTAGTTCAGGCGTTTAACATACCATCAGGTTCAATGAAGCCTACTTTATTAGTAGGTGATTTTATTCTAGTAAACAAGCTTGTATACGGAAACTGGGATATCGGAATACCCTTTACAAACATCACCTTTTACCACCACAACAACAGACTTGCAAAGATAGACAGAGGAGATGTAATAGTTTTTAAATATCCAGAAGACCCTTCTATTGACTTTATAAAAAGGGTAATAGCACTTCCTGGAGACATAGTGGAAGTTAAAAACGATATTGTTTACATAAACGGAAAACCTTTAAAAAGAGTGGAAGATGGATACTACGAAGATACAAACGAAAAAGTAAAAAAGTATAAAGAAACAACAATAAGGTCTGATGGAAAAGAGTACTCTTACACTGTAATGGAAATAGAAGATGGAATTGGTCCAGACTTTGGACCTGTGAAAGTCCCACCAAACAGCTACTTTTTAATGGGAGATAACAGAGATAACTCAAAAGACAGTAGGTTCTGGGGTTTTGTCCCTGATGATTACGTTATAGGGCAGGCATTTGTAATATACTTCTCAATAGACTTACAAAAACCATCAATAAGGATTGATAGACTTGGTAAGGTAATATACTGA
- a CDS encoding Rpn family recombination-promoting nuclease/putative transposase, protein MDENIKSLIRRLRQNPHDTYAKELLKDEEVAQVLLEAHLPQEIKSIIKKETLEIINTESLDYKEKSKYFADVIYSLKTINGEDLKIYVLIEHKSYDDKHLPLQLIKNMAAIWSKEVIEGKITPIYPIVIYASNQKLTLKNEFSNYYKIPENLKKFFLNFNISILNLNELDEKTIKEKYRNIYTLIMALRIIQEPTPENILNLIKSIETLYNYKPKAVYVIALSYIFTIAKKDKNTYIKVKKQLEGGNMGSLLDMFIEEGLEKGLQQGLQQGLQQGLQQGLQQGLQQGLQQGLQQGLQQGLQQGVVKAAKELLLDAIEVKFGYVPQEILKLIEKIQDVNILKNLHKKTIIATSIEDIEKSIEEVAE, encoded by the coding sequence ATGGATGAGAATATAAAGTCTTTAATTAGACGCTTAAGGCAAAATCCCCACGATACCTACGCAAAAGAGTTGTTAAAAGATGAAGAAGTAGCACAAGTTTTATTAGAAGCACACTTACCCCAAGAGATAAAATCAATTATAAAAAAAGAAACCTTAGAGATAATAAACACAGAAAGCTTAGACTACAAAGAAAAATCAAAGTACTTTGCTGATGTTATTTACTCTTTAAAAACAATTAACGGAGAGGATTTAAAAATTTATGTACTTATTGAACATAAATCCTATGATGATAAGCATTTACCACTCCAATTGATTAAAAATATGGCTGCTATATGGTCAAAAGAAGTTATAGAAGGTAAAATAACACCTATCTATCCAATAGTAATTTACGCATCAAATCAAAAATTAACTTTAAAAAATGAATTTTCAAACTACTATAAAATTCCAGAAAATTTAAAAAAATTTTTCTTAAACTTTAACATTTCTATTTTAAATCTAAACGAACTTGATGAAAAAACAATTAAAGAGAAATATAGAAACATATATACCCTTATAATGGCTTTAAGAATTATTCAAGAACCAACACCAGAAAACATTCTAAATCTAATAAAATCAATAGAAACTTTATATAACTACAAGCCAAAGGCAGTTTACGTAATAGCCTTAAGCTACATCTTCACTATTGCTAAAAAGGATAAAAACACGTATATTAAAGTTAAAAAGCAACTTGAAGGAGGAAATATGGGTAGCTTATTAGATATGTTTATAGAAGAAGGTCTGGAAAAAGGATTACAGCAAGGACTACAACAAGGATTACAGCAAGGATTACAGCAGGGACTACAGCAGGGACTACAGCAAGGACTACAGCAGGGACTACAGCAAGGACTACAGCAGGGACTACAGCAAGGAGTTGTGAAAGCAGCTAAAGAGCTTCTTTTAGATGCTATTGAAGTAAAATTTGGTTATGTTCCACAGGAGATTTTAAAACTTATAGAAAAAATACAAGATGTTAACATCCTAAAAAATTTACATAAGAAGACAATAATTGCAACATCCATTGAAGATATAGAAAAATCTATAGAGGAAGTAGCAGAATGA
- a CDS encoding dihydroorotase has protein sequence MILIKNGYVIDPENNLEGKYDILIEKGIITKVEPNIQPFTDCEVIDATERIVCPSFVDLHVHFRDPGQTYKEDIKSGSKAAVAGGYTTVVCMPNTQPALDDIPLIRYVIERGEEVGLCRVLPAGSITKGRKGKELTEMALLKDAGAVYFTDDGAPVMDSFIMRKAMEYAGSIGSFVADHCEDLNLSQNGVAHEGEISAALGLPPLPPEAEDTMVARDCVLSIQTGMPVHICHISSKLAVEIVAWAKAMGAKVTAEVTPHHLYLTDEEFLDFSCVAKVSPPLRTHEDIEATRWALASGIIDFVATDHAPHAHYEKMQDLHVCPPGMIGLQFALPIVLELVKKDYMDLTRLVEVMSTNPAKKIGLKPPQIKVGELAEFTIFDPFETWEVNEDTILSKSKNTPLLGRKLTGKVKYTFYNGKMVYKD, from the coding sequence ATGATACTAATAAAAAATGGTTATGTAATAGACCCAGAAAACAACTTAGAAGGCAAATACGACATACTGATAGAAAAAGGTATTATAACAAAGGTTGAGCCTAATATTCAACCTTTTACTGATTGTGAAGTTATTGACGCAACAGAAAGGATAGTATGTCCGTCATTTGTAGACCTTCATGTCCACTTTAGAGACCCGGGACAAACTTACAAAGAAGACATAAAATCTGGAAGTAAAGCAGCTGTAGCCGGAGGATACACAACAGTAGTATGTATGCCAAACACTCAACCTGCTTTAGATGACATTCCTTTAATAAGATACGTAATAGAAAGAGGAGAAGAAGTAGGATTATGTAGGGTACTACCTGCTGGATCAATTACAAAAGGTAGAAAAGGTAAAGAGCTAACAGAGATGGCATTACTTAAAGATGCAGGAGCTGTCTACTTTACAGACGATGGAGCTCCTGTGATGGACTCTTTTATAATGCGTAAAGCAATGGAGTATGCAGGTTCTATAGGGTCTTTTGTTGCAGACCACTGTGAAGACTTAAACCTTTCTCAAAATGGAGTAGCCCACGAAGGAGAGATATCAGCTGCTTTAGGTCTTCCCCCACTCCCACCAGAAGCTGAAGACACTATGGTAGCAAGAGATTGTGTTTTATCTATACAAACTGGAATGCCTGTTCATATATGCCATATATCATCAAAGTTGGCAGTGGAAATAGTAGCTTGGGCAAAGGCTATGGGTGCAAAGGTAACTGCTGAAGTTACTCCTCACCACCTTTATTTAACAGATGAAGAGTTTTTAGACTTTTCTTGTGTAGCCAAAGTATCACCACCTTTAAGAACACATGAAGACATAGAAGCAACAAGATGGGCTTTAGCAAGTGGAATTATAGATTTTGTTGCAACAGATCACGCCCCTCACGCTCATTACGAAAAAATGCAAGATTTACATGTATGTCCTCCGGGGATGATAGGGCTACAGTTTGCCCTACCAATAGTCCTTGAGCTTGTTAAAAAAGACTATATGGACTTAACGAGACTTGTAGAGGTAATGTCTACAAACCCAGCCAAAAAGATAGGATTAAAACCTCCTCAAATAAAGGTAGGAGAGTTGGCAGAGTTTACAATCTTTGACCCTTTTGAAACTTGGGAAGTAAATGAAGATACAATACTATCAAAAAGTAAAAATACACCACTTTTAGGAAGAAAACTAACAGGAAAAGTTAAGTACACTTTTTACAATGGTAAAATGGTTTATAAGGATTAA
- a CDS encoding ribose-phosphate diphosphokinase, producing the protein MSKVLKLISGNANKSLAREISEYLETPLVDVLLTRFSDGEIRVQINENVRGADVFVIQTLSYPVNDHIMELLLLLDALKRSSTHRITAVIPYFAYARQDRKDKPRVPISAKLLADIIQKAGADRVLTVDLHSAQIQGFFDCPVDNIYALPVIYEYLKAKNIKDLVIVSPDAGGVERARMLQNRLGGNLAIIYKKRPAPNVVETLDVIGDVEGKNAVIIDDIIDTAGTIVAAAEMLKSKGAKSVIAACTHPVFSGPAIERLINSEIEEVIATNTIPLEGKEFDKLTVLSVAELIGEAIKRINIESSVSSLFI; encoded by the coding sequence TTGAGTAAAGTCTTAAAGCTAATCAGTGGCAATGCAAACAAATCTCTTGCAAGAGAAATCTCAGAATATTTAGAAACTCCATTAGTTGATGTTCTTTTAACAAGATTTAGCGACGGAGAAATCAGAGTTCAAATAAATGAAAACGTTAGAGGAGCTGACGTTTTTGTAATCCAAACTTTATCCTATCCTGTAAACGACCATATTATGGAACTTCTTCTTTTATTGGATGCATTGAAAAGGTCTTCAACTCATAGAATAACAGCAGTCATACCTTACTTTGCCTATGCAAGGCAAGATAGAAAGGACAAACCAAGAGTTCCAATAAGTGCAAAACTTTTAGCAGATATAATTCAAAAAGCAGGAGCTGACAGAGTTTTAACTGTTGACCTACACTCTGCTCAAATACAAGGATTTTTTGACTGTCCTGTAGATAACATATATGCTCTTCCTGTTATATACGAATATTTAAAGGCAAAGAATATAAAAGACTTAGTAATAGTATCCCCTGATGCAGGTGGTGTAGAAAGGGCAAGAATGCTTCAAAACAGACTTGGCGGTAATCTTGCAATTATATACAAAAAAAGACCAGCTCCTAACGTTGTTGAAACGTTAGACGTTATAGGAGACGTTGAAGGTAAAAACGCAGTTATCATAGACGATATAATAGATACTGCAGGAACTATAGTGGCAGCTGCTGAGATGTTAAAGTCTAAAGGTGCAAAATCTGTTATTGCAGCGTGTACTCATCCAGTATTTTCTGGACCTGCTATAGAAAGACTTATAAACTCAGAAATAGAAGAAGTAATAGCAACAAACACTATACCACTTGAAGGAAAGGAGTTTGATAAATTAACAGTTTTATCGGTAGCTGAATTAATAGGAGAAGCTATAAAACGTATAAACATTGAAAGTTCTGTAAGCTCATTATTTATATAA